The Amyelois transitella isolate CPQ chromosome Z, ilAmyTran1.1, whole genome shotgun sequence genome contains a region encoding:
- the LOC106130596 gene encoding proton-coupled amino acid transporter-like protein pathetic isoform X2, with translation MEIPGRDIEADEDYNPFEHRKLAHPTSDLDTLIHLLKGSLGSGILAMPMAYLNAGLYFGLVATFTIGGICTYCVHVLVKTAHELCRRCQKPSLGFAETAEAAFLSGPPAVHKFSRLAKAIVNWFLVIDLLGCCCVYIVFVSKNVKQVVDYYAKGSAYEDTDLRVYMAALLPLLIMMNLIRNLKYLAPFSMIANLLVGTGMGITFYYLFQDLKSVSDVKSFAGFDRLPTFFGTAIFALEGIGVVMPLENNMKTPTHFIGCPGVLNTGMFFVVSLYAFVGFFGYLRYGDETAGSITLNLPQDEVLGQSVKLMIAVAIFFTYSLQFYVPMEIIWKNVRHFFGARKNLAEYSIRISIILMTLGIAIAIPNLGPFISLVGAVCLSFLGLIFPAVIETVTYWDRPNGLGRFNWVLWKNIFLVSFGILGFLTGAYVSILDIIKGDDA, from the exons ATGGAGATACCTGGACGAGATATTGAGGCTGATGAGGATTACAACCCATTTGAGCATCGAAAACTCGCACATCCTACATC GGATTTGGATACCCTTATTCACTTGCTTAAGGGTTCACTAGGCAGTGGCATCTTGGCGATGCCTATGGCGTATCTAAACGCTGGTCTGTACTTCGGATTGGTCGCCACCTTCACGATCGGAGGCATCTGCACCTACTGCGTGCACGTCTTAGTCAAGACTGCTCATGAGCTCTGTAGGAGATGCCAAAAGCCGTCGCTTGGGTTTGCCGAGACTGCCGAAGCCGCTTTTCTCTCCGGACCACCAGCTGTTCACAAGTTCTCAAGGCTAgctaa AGCAATCGTCAACTGGTTCCTTGTGATAGACTTACTTGGTTGTTGCTGCGTATACATTGTATTTGTATCCAAGAATGTCAAACAAGTTGTGGACTATTACGCGAAAGGAAGCGCCTACGAGGATACAGACCTGCGTGTATATATGGCTGCCTTATTGCCCCTTTTAATTATGATGAACCTGATCAGGAACCTCAAATATCTGGCGCCTTTCTCAATGATTGCCAATCTTTTAGTTGGAACTGGAATGGGCATAACCTTTTATTATCTGTTCCAAGATTTAAAAAGTGTTAGTGATGTGAAGTCATTTGCTGGTTTTGATAGACTGCCCACCTTTTTCGGCACTGCTATCTTCGCCCTTGAAGGTATTGGTGTGGTTATGCCCCTTGAAAACAACATGAAGACTCCTACTCACTTTATTGGTTGTCCTGGCGTTCTTAATACTGGCATGTTCTTTGTGGTCTCCCTCTACGCTTTTGTTGGATTCTTTGGATACTTAAGATATGGTGATGAAACTGCCGGAAGCATAACTTTGAATTTACCTCAAGATGAAGT ACTTGGACAAAGTGTGAAACTCATGATCGCTGTTGCCATTTTCTTCACCTACAGTCTTCAGTTCTATGTCCCTATGGAGATCATTTGGAAGAACGTCCGCCACTTTTTTGGAGCCAGGAAAAATCTCGCCGAATACAGCATCAGGATTTCCATAATCTTAATGACTTTAGGTATCGCTATTGCTATTCCCAATTTGGGGCCTTTTATCTCCCTTGTGGGTGCCGTGTGCCTTTCGTTCTTAGGACTGATCTTCCCTGCAGTCATTGAAACTGTTACCTATTGGGACAGACCCAACGGCCTTGGTCGCTTTAACTGGGTTCTGtggaaaaacattttcttagtATCCTTCGGAATTCTTGGATTCTTGACAGGCGCTTATGTCAGTATTTTGGACATAATTAAAGGGGATGATGCTTAA
- the LOC106130596 gene encoding proton-coupled amino acid transporter-like protein CG1139 isoform X1: MSKKHLHNQAAIPLAPAVFKKPQLRPMIAEYDPKKKGVKNDLSDVVMVKYKVDPNEIPVEQQAGSTLPLMEIPGRDIEADEDYNPFEHRKLAHPTSDLDTLIHLLKGSLGSGILAMPMAYLNAGLYFGLVATFTIGGICTYCVHVLVKTAHELCRRCQKPSLGFAETAEAAFLSGPPAVHKFSRLAKAIVNWFLVIDLLGCCCVYIVFVSKNVKQVVDYYAKGSAYEDTDLRVYMAALLPLLIMMNLIRNLKYLAPFSMIANLLVGTGMGITFYYLFQDLKSVSDVKSFAGFDRLPTFFGTAIFALEGIGVVMPLENNMKTPTHFIGCPGVLNTGMFFVVSLYAFVGFFGYLRYGDETAGSITLNLPQDEVLGQSVKLMIAVAIFFTYSLQFYVPMEIIWKNVRHFFGARKNLAEYSIRISIILMTLGIAIAIPNLGPFISLVGAVCLSFLGLIFPAVIETVTYWDRPNGLGRFNWVLWKNIFLVSFGILGFLTGAYVSILDIIKGDDA, translated from the exons AAACCACAATTGCGGCCGATGATAGCCGAATATGACCCCAAGAAAAAAGGAGTCAAAAATGATTTGTCAGATGTCGTTATGGTCAA ATATAAAGTTGACCCAAATGAGATCCCAGTGGAACAGCAAGCTGGGTCCACCCTGCCTCTTATGGAGATACCTGGACGAGATATTGAGGCTGATGAGGATTACAACCCATTTGAGCATCGAAAACTCGCACATCCTACATC GGATTTGGATACCCTTATTCACTTGCTTAAGGGTTCACTAGGCAGTGGCATCTTGGCGATGCCTATGGCGTATCTAAACGCTGGTCTGTACTTCGGATTGGTCGCCACCTTCACGATCGGAGGCATCTGCACCTACTGCGTGCACGTCTTAGTCAAGACTGCTCATGAGCTCTGTAGGAGATGCCAAAAGCCGTCGCTTGGGTTTGCCGAGACTGCCGAAGCCGCTTTTCTCTCCGGACCACCAGCTGTTCACAAGTTCTCAAGGCTAgctaa AGCAATCGTCAACTGGTTCCTTGTGATAGACTTACTTGGTTGTTGCTGCGTATACATTGTATTTGTATCCAAGAATGTCAAACAAGTTGTGGACTATTACGCGAAAGGAAGCGCCTACGAGGATACAGACCTGCGTGTATATATGGCTGCCTTATTGCCCCTTTTAATTATGATGAACCTGATCAGGAACCTCAAATATCTGGCGCCTTTCTCAATGATTGCCAATCTTTTAGTTGGAACTGGAATGGGCATAACCTTTTATTATCTGTTCCAAGATTTAAAAAGTGTTAGTGATGTGAAGTCATTTGCTGGTTTTGATAGACTGCCCACCTTTTTCGGCACTGCTATCTTCGCCCTTGAAGGTATTGGTGTGGTTATGCCCCTTGAAAACAACATGAAGACTCCTACTCACTTTATTGGTTGTCCTGGCGTTCTTAATACTGGCATGTTCTTTGTGGTCTCCCTCTACGCTTTTGTTGGATTCTTTGGATACTTAAGATATGGTGATGAAACTGCCGGAAGCATAACTTTGAATTTACCTCAAGATGAAGT ACTTGGACAAAGTGTGAAACTCATGATCGCTGTTGCCATTTTCTTCACCTACAGTCTTCAGTTCTATGTCCCTATGGAGATCATTTGGAAGAACGTCCGCCACTTTTTTGGAGCCAGGAAAAATCTCGCCGAATACAGCATCAGGATTTCCATAATCTTAATGACTTTAGGTATCGCTATTGCTATTCCCAATTTGGGGCCTTTTATCTCCCTTGTGGGTGCCGTGTGCCTTTCGTTCTTAGGACTGATCTTCCCTGCAGTCATTGAAACTGTTACCTATTGGGACAGACCCAACGGCCTTGGTCGCTTTAACTGGGTTCTGtggaaaaacattttcttagtATCCTTCGGAATTCTTGGATTCTTGACAGGCGCTTATGTCAGTATTTTGGACATAATTAAAGGGGATGATGCTTAA